The DNA sequence TTCTGGATTCCGTGACGTCCACCCCCCAACGCGCCCGCCGCGGAGCCCCGCCGCGCACCGCGTTCCTGCTCGCCCAGATCGGAGCGGATGCCGCCGACCGCTTCGCCGAGCGCGTTGCCGCGCTGGGGCTGACACCGCGAGAGGCCGGGGCGATCCGCGTGCTCGGCCGACGCCAGGGGCTCAGCCAGCGCGAGCTCGCCGAGCAGCTGGGGACGGTCCCGAGCCGGCTGGTCGCGCTGGTCGACGAGCTGGAGGCGAAGGGCTTCGTCGTCCGCGAGC is a window from the Leifsonia shinshuensis genome containing:
- a CDS encoding MarR family winged helix-turn-helix transcriptional regulator, which codes for MTSTPQRARRGAPPRTAFLLAQIGADAADRFAERVAALGLTPREAGAIRVLGRRQGLSQRELAEQLGTVPSRLVALVDELEAKGFVVRERSEGDRRNNVLTLAPDGERMLARLREVAEAHQGDVLSPLDDEEQVALAALLAKLAAASTVPPDGHPGFRR